The proteins below are encoded in one region of Candidatus Cloacimonadota bacterium:
- the wrbA gene encoding NAD(P)H:quinone oxidoreductase, whose protein sequence is MKILILFYSTYGHIYQMAEAVKEGAKSVENVEVVLKRVPETLGDDILAKIGAKEAQKAFEHIPVADPMELADYDAIIFGVPTRFGMMASQMKAFLDGTGGLWAKGALVGKIGSVFISTGTQHGGQEATILSFHTVLLHHGMLVAGLPYSFTGQSTMEEISGGTPYGASVIAGTDGSKAPNKYELDGARYQGRHVAELLARMK, encoded by the coding sequence ATGAAAATACTTATACTTTTTTACTCAACCTACGGACACATTTATCAGATGGCTGAGGCTGTGAAAGAGGGCGCCAAAAGCGTAGAAAACGTGGAAGTAGTACTCAAGCGGGTACCAGAAACCCTTGGCGATGATATCCTGGCAAAGATTGGTGCCAAAGAAGCCCAGAAAGCCTTTGAACACATCCCCGTAGCTGACCCCATGGAACTTGCGGATTACGATGCAATCATCTTTGGAGTACCCACCAGATTTGGCATGATGGCATCGCAGATGAAGGCTTTTTTAGATGGCACCGGCGGATTGTGGGCAAAAGGAGCCTTGGTAGGGAAAATAGGCAGCGTATTTATCTCTACTGGTACTCAGCATGGAGGACAGGAAGCTACAATACTTAGTTTCCACACGGTACTATTGCATCATGGCATGCTCGTAGCGGGTCTGCCATACAGTTTTACCGGACAATCCACTATGGAAGAAATCAGTGGTGGTACTCCTTATGGCGCTAGCGTAATAGCCGGCACGGATGGTAGCAAAGCACCGAATAAGTACGAACTGGACGGAGCTCGTTACCAAGGTCGTCATGTGGCGGAATTACTTGCCAGAATGAAATAA